Proteins encoded in a region of the Alosa sapidissima isolate fAloSap1 chromosome 19, fAloSap1.pri, whole genome shotgun sequence genome:
- the c19h14orf28 gene encoding uncharacterized protein C14orf28 homolog, translated as MESNFCSLNDSEDLNILISNPDERLRIERTKTLFEEIRASLNNNDEEDRSFWRPVLPWGGVYTIRAGRKAISCIPLYVKVNLKNTCTIDGFLMLLYVILRDNQTFPRELGVFLGREFVEHFLYLMDSYDYTTVKMLWILDRMSKRQYRSAIHQSALEIDLFGNEHENFTKNLEDIMSTIQESLCTNWGCPARFQEFLKKTININPPHELPYRDPIQSAVDQFFCTKIVLCQEFGCSGLREFSQRVFCHGPPPFIILNMQLWKSEELSYVPYHLALSQHRYSLEGATLFNKEEHHYSAAFQIDGSWMHYDGLRSDNLILLNKPPELLLLSSLVYVRCSDNK; from the exons ATGGAGAGTAATTTCTGCTCTTTGAACGACTCCGAAGACCTTaatattttaatatcaaatCCTGATGAGAGGTTGCGGATTGAAAG GACCAAGACTCTGTTTGAGGAGATCCGGGCTTCCCTCAATAACAACGATGAAGAGGACCGCTCTTTCTGGAGGCCTGTGTTGCCTTGGGGGGGTGTGTACACCATCCGGGCCGGCCGCAAGGCTATCTCCTGTATCCCCCTGTACGTGAAGGTCAATCTGAAGAACACCTGCACCATCGATGGCTTCCTCATGCTCCTGTACGTCATCCTACGGGACAACCAGACTTTCCCCCGGGAGTTGGGTGTGTTCCTGGGTCGGGAGTTTGTGGAGCACTTCCTCTATCTCATGGACTCTTATGACTACACCACTGTCAAAATGCTGTGGATCTTGGACCGCATGTCCAAGCGGCAGTACCGCTCGGCCATCCACCAGTCTGCCCTGGAGATCGACCTGTTCGGCAACGAGCATGAGAACTTCACCAAGAACCTTGAGGACATCATGTCCACCATTCAAGAGAGCCTGTGCACTAACTGGGGCTGTCCGGCCCGCTTTCAGGAGTTTCTCAAAAAGACCATTAACATCAA CCCTCCTCATGAGCTACCTTATAGGGACCCTATCCAGTCTGCAGTGGATCAGTTCTTCTGCACCAAAATTGTGCTTTGCCAAGAGTTTGG CTGCAGTGGGCTCCGGGAGTTCTCCCAGAGGGTTTTCTGCCACGGACCCCCTCCGTTCATCATCCTCAACATGCAGTTGTGGAAGTCAGAGGAGTTGTCCTATGTGCCCTACCATCTGGCTTTGTCCCAGCACAG GTACTCCCTAGAGGGCGCCACACTCTTCAACAAGGAGGAGCACCACTATTCTGCGGCCTTTCAGATTGACGGCTCCTGGATGCACTACGATGGACTCCGCAGCGACAACCTCATTCTGCTCAACAAGCCACCTGAACTCCTgttgctctcctctcttgtctATGTCCGTTGCTCTGACAACAAGTGA
- the LOC121693737 gene encoding kelch-like protein 28 translates to MDQQQQGQSYMLASLTRPHSEQLLQGLQLLRQDHELCDIVLRVGDAKIHAHKVVLASISPYFKAMFTGNLSEKETSEVEFQCIDETALQAIVEYAYTGTVFISQDTVESLLPAANLLQVKLVLKECCSFLESQLDAGNCIGISRFAETYGCHDLCLAATKFICENFEEVCQTEEFFELTRTELDEIVSNDCLKVVTEETVFFALESWIKYDLSERQQHLAQLLHCVRLPLLSVKFLTRLYEANHLIRDDHACKHLLNEALKYHFMPEHRLSYQTVLSTRPRCAPKVLLAVGGKTGLFATLESMEMYFPQTDSWIGLAPLSVPRYEFGVAVLDQKVYVVGGIATHMRQGISYRRHESSVERWDPDSNTWSSVERMAECRSTLGVVVLAGELYALGGYDGQYYLQSVERYAPKVKEWQPIAPMTESRSCFATAVLDGMIYAIGGYGPAHMNSVERYDPSKDAWEMVAPMADKRINFGVGVMLGFIFVVGGHNGVSHLSSIERYDPYQNQWTACRPMNEPRTGVGAAVVDNYLYVVGGHSGSSYLNTVQRYDPITDSWLDSSGMMCCRCNFGLTAL, encoded by the exons AtggaccagcagcagcagggtcAGTCCTACATGCTTGCCAGTCTGACGCGACCCCACTCTGAGCAGCTGTTGCAGGGCCTCCAGCTGCTCCGCCAGGACCATGAGTTGTGCGACATCGTGCTGCGGGTGGGCGATGCTAAAATCCACGCCCACAAAGTGGTGCTGGCCAGCATCAGCCCTTACTTCAAGGCCATGTTCACGGGCAACCTGTCGGAGAAGGAGACCTCCGAGGTGGAGTTCCAGTGCATCGACGAGACTGCGCTACAG GCTATTGTAGAGTATGCCTACACCGGAACAGTCTTCATCTCCCAGGACACGGTGGAATCACTCCTGCCGGCTGCCAACCTCCTCCAGGTCAAGCTGGTGCTGAAGGAGTGCTGCAGCTTCCTGGAGAGCCAGCTGGACGCCGGCAACTGCATTGGCATCTCCCGCTTCGCCGAGACCTACGGCTGCCACGACCTGTGCCTGGCCGCCACCAAGTTCATCTGCGAGAATTTCGAGGAGGTGTGTCAGACGGAGGAGTTCTTTGAGCTTACTCGCACCGAGCTGGACGAGATCGTTTCCAACGACTGCCTAAAGGTGGTCACCGAGGAGACGGTGTTCTTCGCTCTGGAGTCGTGGATCAAGTACGACCTGTCAGAGCGGCAGCAGCATCTGGCCCAGCTGCTGCACTGTGTGCGTCTGCCACTGCTCAGCGTCAAGTTCCTCACGCGCCTCTACGAGGCCAACCACCTGATCCGCGATGACCACGCCTGCAAACACCTGCTCAATGAGGCACTCAAGTACCACTTCATGCCAGAGCACCGGCTCTCCTACCAGACGGTGTTGTCCACACGGCCACGCTGCGCCCCCAAAGTCCTGCTAGCTGTCGGGGGCAAAACTGGACTCTTTGCCACACTTGAGAG CATGGAGATGTACTTCCCTCAGACGGACTCGTGGATCGGCCTGGCACCACTAAGCGTGCCACGCTACGAGTTTGGTGTGGCGGTCCTGGACCAGAAGGTCTACGTGGTGGGCGGCATCGCCACGCACATGCGCCAGGGCATCAGCTACCGGCGGCACGAAAGCTCTGTGGAGCGCTGGGACCCTGACAGCAACACGTGGTCGTCGGTGGAGCGCATGGCAGAGTGCCGCAGCACGCTGGGTGTGGTAGTGCTGGCGGGGGAGCTGTATGCGCTAGGCGGCTACGACGGACAGTACTACCTGCAGTCGGTGGAGCGCTACGCACCCAAGGTGAAGGAGTGGCAGCCTATTGCACCCATGACTGAGTCACGCAGCTGCTTCGCCACCGCCGTGCTGGACGGCATGATCTACGCCATCGGGGGCTATGGCCCCGCACACATGAACAG TGTTGAGCGCTACGACCCGAGTAAAGATGCCTGGGAAATGGTAGCCCCCATGGCAGACAAGCGCATCAACTTTGGGGTGGGGGTCATGCTTGGCTTCATCTTCGTGGTGGGTGGGCATAACGGTGTGTCCCACCTGTCCAGCATCGAGAGGTATGACCCTTACCAGAACCAGTGGACCGCCTGTCGTCCCATGAATGAGCCTCGCACAG GGGTTGGGGCTGCCGTAGTAGACAACTACCTCTACGTGGTTGGGGGTCACTCTGGGTCATCGTATCTAAACACCGTGCAGCGCTATGACCCCATCACGGACAGCTGGCTGGATTCCAGCGGCATGATGTGCTGCCGCTGTAACTTTGGCCTCACTGCCCTTTGA
- the LOC121693735 gene encoding TOG array regulator of axonemal microtubules protein 1, which yields MTGLPSEQSIMIYGLIPQELHNQLLDHDNYQNRTNGVEELKNILFELDLKPVPSDSIVEFIGFLRKLLDDSNFKVLYGTLQVINLLVQKLDYNVEKYCKQIVVVVLKTLGDTRAVTRNEYMNVFRQLMRIVGPQKVLDLVIGHLRHKNSRVREDVLNIITAAMLTHPRKDFNIPSLCFEVAPYLADSKRKVRHAALELFAVFDYCLDTGKKQPLMKAIDRVELTADVEGLMAAVQARKARHVLPRLSAEGTIEYALVIPKPGQRRSTQFGSGADVDWVLNGGRSSSARSQRTEPDTDRLCGYGSLGSLTDDFPLQRRIVSAGKGKNKLPWERTSLPCAPDPQPSSLCNGKPSSQISSSDDMLSSYSPHRGTCVSSFGSGELAPSSGRWERLGRLRRSGSLDSDPDIFKAALSSNAERVFPKPGRLLSGNPSVERTFSLPSNPTPTGTFLLPSYPLASLPGGVLTPTLSRRHRADSSLSMSNTWPNKREITPHRRDTSPWRDSTGEVLSSRCSPLPLRASLVSSSSTSSFRQALSSSRPVSSVSPVSPVTPTGLVIALPDRGVASNGRGSSRQEQQPHGERDLHLHLANLGMQDQEDEPLNREEMLNSLRSLRNSAAKKRAKVSQSGSEPDPDSPDSAVRLEALDSPSHTSPSITSPLSESGLSSLCSPPTPMLNGSQTSPGNSATKSRPPRVSSAKQRPAVSMEFTSLQAMLPKDKGPSEVSVVGQRLTYHNGPAESEEDWSREMSPLTSRPAGREPIRALRPAKAPQMLSSSSRASPAGDMPEGVVGKGVFGPVPPSSGPGVPSSSSELGDSTGRVSCDPPVGVYGHAVPGSQQDSEINADSEDAMERVKLSKLARDKMRQHRLDQQDGPQPPADRQRTERMRRSRNIITESSTEDSGNLQDFQLNGSMVVSAKSDSPQHDATPSPTSPPGPQSPIKCLSPPHQPSPPTVPPTSRSTLPRRRRAPSLTRARPILSQSTDELAPGTPSQKKDPQEQPELRPFSKPELALTQSFKLLNSDDWEKKIEGLTFLRCLSEYHSDVLSNRLHDVCLALISEVRNLRSGVSRVAVVTVGELFAKLQRGMDQELDVLARALLHKASESNAFIRQDVDAALDSMVQHCTPTRTMSALLTGGLSHLNSVVRKCMAQHMATLVEKIGASRALSGGKDLTDRILPAVTRLAQDSSQEARYFGRRMLLFLSSHRDFDKMLEKYIPTKDLATVRDTVFTLKTKGLGEMPQDTPSARGRRSLPGSGTIRASSLTREPLSSSKDYGQYSSKGQAHSIADKTEYIKQITGLMNSKDFRERIKGIDQLVGDCEYTPNLVIGSMFQVFDAFKARLQESNSKVNLYALEALPRIISQLKDNLAQVVYILVPAIVDNHLNSKNNAIYSAAISAIDELIQNLDNSLLLQPFCTKAQYLSGKARVDLIEKVADLVRELYPRKPQMVEQKVLPLLWHLLGASTNSGTVHGRGGSVRAATGTLCQALYDHMGPALAECAVSQPTSTHKSLNELLNTLNAPN from the exons ATGACTGGGCTCCCATCAGAACAATCAATAATGATTTATGGATTAATACCTCAGGAGTTACATAATCAGCTCCTGGACCATGACAACTACCAGAACAGAACAAATGGGGTGGAGGAGCTCAAAAACATTCTGTTTGAGTTGGACTTGAAGCCAGTTCCGTCTGACAGTATTGTGGAATTCATTGGCTTTTTACGCAAGCTACTGGACGACAGCAACTTCAAAGTCTTGTATGGCACTTTACAGGTGATAAACCTTCTGGTTCAGAAATTAGACTATAATGTAGAGAAATATTGCAAACAgatagttgttgttgttctcaAAACCCTGGGTGACACTCGTGCTGTCACCAGGAATGAGTACATGAACGTTTTCCGGCAGCTTATGAGAATTGTAGGCCCACAGAAGGTCCTGGACCTTGTGATCGGACACCTCAGACACAAAAACTCAAGAGTGAGAGAAGATGTTCTTAACATCATCACTGCGGCCATGCTCACCCACCCAAGGAAAGACTTTAACATTCCCAGCCTTTGTTTTGAAGTGGCCCCGTACTTGGCTGACAGCAAGCGGAAAGTGCGACATGCTGCCCTGGAGCTCTTTGCTGTCTTTGACTACTGCCTTGACACTGGGAAAAAGCAGCCGCTGATGAAGGCAATTGACAGAGTGGAACTCACGGCCGATGTAGAGGGTCTTATGGCAGCTGTACAGGCGAGAAAAGCCAGACACGTGCTCCCACGGCTCTCTGCCGAGGGCACAATCGAATATGCCTTGGTCATACCCAAACCTGGACAGAGACGCTCAACCCAGTTTGGCTCCGGGGCGGATGTGGATTGGGTCCTTAATGGCGGGAGAAGCAGCAGTGCCCGGAGTCAGAGGACTGAGCCAGACACGGACCGTCTGTGCGGATATGGGAGCCTGGGCTCCCTCACTGACGACTTCCCCCTGCAGAGGAGAATCGTGAGCGCGGGCAAGGGAAAAAACAAGCTACCCTGGGAAAGGACCAGCTTGCCTTGTGCACCGGACCCACAGCCCTCCAGTCTGTGCAATGGAAAACCATCTAGCCAG ATTAGCAGCAGTGATGACATGCTCTCCTCCTATTCCCCACACCGGGGGACGTGTGTCTCCAGCTTTG GATCAGGAGAGTTGGCTCCATCGTCGGGGAGATGGGAACGCCTGGGAAGGCTACGTCGGAGTGGGAGCCTGGATTCCGACCCAGACATATTCAAGGCTGCCCTTTCCAGCAATGCTGAGAGAG tgtttcccaaaccgGGTCGCCTCCTGTCAGGCAACCCCAGCGTGGAGCGGACCTTCTCCCTGCCCTCCAACCCCACGCCCACTGGAACATTCCTGCTGCCCTCCTACCCCTTGGCCTCCCTGCCAGGGGGTGTCCTGACCCCCACCCTGTCCCGCCGGCATCGAGCTGACTCGTCCCTCTCCATGTCCAACACCTGGCCCAACAAGAGAGAGATCACCCCCCACCGCCGAGACACCAGCCCCTGGAGAGACTCCACTG GTGAGGTGTTGTCCAGCAGGTGCTCCCCGCTGCCACTGCGAGCCTCTCTGGTCAGCTCATCGTCCACCTCCTCCTTCCGCCAGGCCCTCAGCAGCTCCAGGCCCGTCTCCTCGGTGTCCCCAGTCTCGCCCGTCACCCCCACCGGCCTGGTGATCGCGCTGCCTGACCGAGGCGTCGCCTCCAACGGCCGGGGAAGCAGCCGCCAGGAGCAGCAGCCCCACGGGGAGAGGGACCTCCATCTGCACCTGGCCAACCTTGGCATGCAAGACCAGGAGGACGAACCCCTCAACCGTGAGGAG ATGCTGAACTCCCTGCGCTCCCTGCGCAACAGCGCTGCTAAAAAGCGGGCCAAGGTGAGCCAGAGTGGCTCAGAGCCGGACCCGGACAGCCCGGACTCTGCTGTCCGGCTTGAGGCACTGGACTCGCCCTCACACACATCCCCCTCCATCACCTCCCCGCTGAGTGAGAGTGGCCTGTCCAGCCTCTGCTCTCCCCCTACGCCCATGCTCAACGGCTCCCAGACCAG CCCAGGAAACTCCGCCACAAAGTCTCGCCCTCCACGTGTGTCCTCCGCTAAACAGAGGCCTGCTGTTTCCATGGAGTTTACCTCTCTACAAG CTATGCTGCCTAAAGATAAAGGCCCCTCAGAGGTGAGTGTGGTTGGCCAGAGGCTGACCTATCACAACGGACCAGCGGAGTCCGAAGAGGATTGGAGCAGGGAGATGTCTCCACTCACTAGCAGACCGGCAGGACGAGAGCCCATTAGAGCTCTCAGGCCAGCTAAAG CCCCGCAGATGCTCAGCAGCTCCAGCAGGGCCTCTCCCGCAGGTGACATGCCTGAAGGTGTGGTCGGCAAAG GTGTGTTTGGGCCAGTGCCCCCGTCCAGTGGCCCAGGTGTGCCTTCCTCGTCCTCTGAGCTGGGCGACTCCACGGGCCGGGTGTCCTGTGATCCTCCGGTGGGCGTGTACGGGCATGCGGTACCGGGCAGCCAGCAGGACTCTGAGATCAATGCAGACTCGGAGGATGCAATG gagagagTGAAACTGTCCAAACTCGCACGGGACAAGATGCGCCAACATCGCCTGGATCAGCAGGATGGTCCCCAGCCTCCAGCGGACCGACAGAGAACGGAGAGGATGAGGCGCTCCAGAAACATCATTACCGAGAGCAGTACAGAAGATTCTGGAAACCTGCAAG ACTTCCAGCTGAATGGCAGTATGGTGGTGTCCGCAAAGTCTGACTCCCCACAGCATGACGCCACCCCCAGCCCCACCAGTCCTCCAGGACCCCAGAGTCCCATCAAGTGTTTGAGCCCCCCTCACCAGCCCAGCCCCCCGACGGTGCCCCCCACCTCCAGGAGCACACTGCCCCGACGGAGGAGAGCGCCCAGCCTCACCAGGGCCAGGCCAATACTCTCCCAGAGCACAG aTGAGTTGGCTCCTGGCACCCCCAGTCAGAAGAAGGATCCACAGGAGCAGCCCGAGCTCAGGCCCTTCTCCAAGCCAGAGCTGGCTCTCACTCAGAGCTTCAAGCTGCTCAACTCCGACGACTG ggaGAAGAAGATTGAGGGTCTGACGTTCCTGCGCTGTCTGTCCGAGTACCACTCTGATGTGCTCTCCAACAGACTTCATGACGTCTGCCTCGCCCTCATCTCAGAG GTCAGGAACCTGCGGTCGGGTGTGTCTCGCGTCGCTGTGGTAACGGTGGGGGAGCTGTTTGCGAAGCTCCAACGGGGGATGGACCAGGAGTTGGACGTGCTTGCCCGGGCGCTTCTACACAAAGCTAGCGAATCAAATGCCTTCATCCGGCAGGATGTGGATGCAGCACTGGACAGCATGGTGCAGCACTGCACGCCGACGCGCACCATGAGCGCCCTGCTCACTGGAGGACTCAG TCACTTGAATTCAGTTGTGAGGAAGTGCATGGCCCAGCACATGGCCACCCTGGTGGAGAAGATTGGAGCCAGCCGTGCCCTGTCTGGTGGAAAAGACCTGACTGACCGCATCCTTCCTGCCGTCACCAGGCTGGCACAGGACTCATCCCAGGAAGCCAG GTACTTTGGTCGTCGGATGCTGCTGTTTCTGTCTTCACACCGGGACTTTGATAAAATGCTGGAGAAATATATCCCCACCAAGGACCTGGCCACTGTCAGGGATACGGTCTTCACACTAAAAACCAAG GGGCTGGGTGAAATGCCACAGGACACTCCCTCAGCACGTGGGCGACGCTCCCTCCCAGGAAGTGGTACTATCCGAGCCTCGTCTTTGACCAGAGAGCCTCTGTCCAGCAG CAAAGACTATGGGCAGTATAGTAGCAAAGGCCAGGCCCACAGCATTGCAGACAAGACCGAGTACATCAAACAGATCACTGGCCTGATGAACTCCAAGGACTTCCGCGAGCGCATCAAGGGCATTGATCAGCTAGTGGGAGACTGTGAATACACCCCAAACCTGGTCATTGGAAGCATGTTTCAG GTATTTGATGCCTTCAAGGCACGACTCCAAGAGTCCAACAGCAAAGTCAATTTGTACGCTCTCGAGGCCTTGCCTAGGATCATCTCTCAGCTGAAGGACAATTTGGCTCAAGTGGTTTACATTTTGGTCCCTGCCATTGTTGACAATCACCTCAACTCTAAGAACAACGCCAtctacagtgctgctatcagtGCCATTGATGAACTTATTCAAAATCTTG ACAACTCACTCCTTCTTCAACCGTTCTGCACTAAAGCCCAGTATCTCAGTGGAAAGGCTAGAGTTGACCTTATTGAGAAGGTGGCAG ATCTGGTGAGGGAGCTGTACCCACGCAAGCCTCAGATGGTAGAGCAGAAAGTGCTTCCGCTGCTCTGGCACCTCCTGGGTGCCTCCACCAACAGCGGCACCGTCCACGGGCGGGGTGGCAGTGTGCGGGCGGCCACCGGCACCCTGTGCCAGGCCCTGTACGACCACATGGGCCCCGCTCTGGCCGAGTGTGCGGTCTCACAGCCCACCAGCACCCACAAGAGCCTGAACGAGCTCCTGAACACCCTGAACGCACCCAACTGA